In Candidatus Vesicomyosocius okutanii, one DNA window encodes the following:
- a CDS encoding CbbQ/NirQ/NorQ/GpvN family protein, with the protein MSNFDINQFKIILEPFYKAQSTEVELYTAAYNLGLPVMIKGPTGCGKSRFIEYMAYKLDKPIITVSCNEDITASDLIGRFLLDTNGTRWVDGPLTLAARHGAICYLDEIVEARQDTMVVIHSLTDHRRELMLDKKGELVKAHSDFQLVISYNPAYQSLMKDLKQSTKQRFTGMDFDYVSAELETSIVVRESGVGGDIATKLVKLAQVTRNLVGHGIDEGASTRLLNYAGTLIASGVGVKDACNMALVCPITDDVEIRTTMGSAIDAIFD; encoded by the coding sequence ATGTCAAATTTCGATATCAACCAATTTAAAATTATATTAGAGCCTTTTTATAAAGCCCAATCAACTGAAGTAGAATTATATACTGCAGCATATAATTTAGGATTACCAGTAATGATCAAAGGACCAACAGGTTGTGGAAAGTCTCGTTTTATTGAATATATGGCCTATAAATTAGACAAGCCTATTATTACAGTATCTTGTAATGAAGATATTACTGCTTCAGACTTGATTGGTCGTTTTTTACTAGATACCAATGGCACTCGTTGGGTAGATGGTCCGTTAACATTAGCAGCACGTCATGGTGCAATTTGTTATCTTGATGAAATTGTAGAAGCACGCCAAGATACGATGGTTGTTATTCATTCTCTTACTGACCATAGACGTGAGTTAATGTTAGATAAAAAAGGCGAGCTTGTAAAAGCACATTCTGACTTCCAATTGGTAATTTCATATAACCCAGCTTATCAATCACTTATGAAAGACCTTAAACAATCAACTAAGCAACGTTTTACTGGTATGGATTTTGATTATGTATCGGCTGAGTTAGAAACCAGTATTGTTGTTAGAGAGTCTGGTGTTGGTGGTGATATTGCAACTAAGTTAGTCAAACTTGCACAGGTCACTCGTAATTTAGTAGGACATGGTATTGATGAAGGTGCATCAACTCGTTTGCTTAATTATGCAGGTACATTGATTGCTTCAGGTGTTGGAGTAAAAGATGCTTGTAATATGGCATTAGTATGCCCAATCACTGATGATGTAGAAATTCGTACCACTATGGGTAGTGCAATTGATGCTATTTTTGACTAA
- a CDS encoding ABC transporter ATP-binding protein: MLLVNHLSISYQATQILNDFDLSLATGDIFALLGDSGSGKSSVLRFISGLDEAQSGQVILNGKQLSNNGTHNVPPELREIGMVFQDYALFPHMNVKKNISFGIYNLSNSKQKTKVEELLLMIGLKGVERKYPHQLSGGEQQRVALARALAPSPKLLLLDEPFSSLDKNHQEQLVLQVRDILKKTNITSILVTHDKYEATIFADKVGVIKNKKLTIN; encoded by the coding sequence ATGTTATTAGTTAACCATTTATCAATTTCCTATCAAGCCACTCAAATTTTAAATGATTTTGATTTAAGTCTTGCTACAGGTGATATTTTTGCCTTATTGGGTGATAGTGGTAGTGGAAAAAGTTCAGTACTTAGGTTTATTTCTGGACTTGATGAGGCGCAAAGTGGTCAGGTAATTTTAAATGGTAAACAATTATCTAACAATGGTACACATAATGTACCACCAGAATTAAGAGAAATAGGAATGGTGTTTCAAGATTATGCGTTATTTCCGCATATGAATGTAAAAAAAAATATTTCTTTTGGTATTTATAATTTATCAAACAGCAAACAGAAAACTAAGGTTGAAGAATTGCTTTTGATGATTGGTTTAAAAGGTGTTGAGAGAAAATATCCACACCAGCTTTCAGGTGGAGAGCAACAGCGTGTTGCCTTAGCTCGTGCATTAGCCCCCTCACCAAAATTATTATTATTGGATGAGCCATTTTCTAGTCTAGATAAGAACCATCAAGAACAATTAGTATTACAAGTCAGAGACATTTTAAAGAAAACTAACATCACTTCAATTCTAGTAACACATGACAAATATGAGGCGACTATTTTTGCTGATAAAGTAGGAGTAATTAAAAATAAGAAATTGACTATTAATTGA
- a CDS encoding multicopper oxidase family protein, whose product MKRRDFIKTSILSSSILVVGCSDKRSDKFIYPDYADRSFIVPPLIEPTIVNGKRIFKFSINHNTIEIFKGKLTCVLGYGDSILGPTIRVDNMDNVGFEITNYLSVNTTVHFHGLHLPAKEDGGPYQIIPPNKTWKPSWRINQLASTQWYHPHLEGYTGEQVYKGMAGFFLIDDETSRLLDIPKTYGVDDLPVVIQDRRFDEKAQLLYLNKGDFDKSGGMKGYTILVNGKPVPILNVPAQVIRLRILNGSNARIYNLGFEGDIQFYQIASDGGFLEKPVSLTRVLLGPAERVEILLDLNNSKNTILRFKSFSAEYYDKQKLNGHQFGGPFKVGGTGRLSDSVDTLDKINFDVMSIYVNKSTSTNVVRKIPNKLTKIVRLKESDAIKTRNFGLTVMSGFKINRRVFTSMFKVINGIVLEGEHMLHLINGVQMDMNVINEVVKKGDVEIWRITNGAHTTHPFHIHDIQFQILDREQGDGSDPTLPNENERGWKDTVLLMPEETVRVVAKFDHYADTQYPYMYHCHILEHEDAGMMGQFLVVEPEDFDTVMTDIDNNKRIPLRSFCEI is encoded by the coding sequence ATGAAACGTAGAGATTTTATTAAAACATCTATTTTATCTAGTAGTATACTAGTAGTGGGTTGTAGTGATAAGCGTTCTGATAAATTTATTTATCCTGATTATGCAGATAGATCTTTTATTGTTCCACCACTTATTGAACCTACAATTGTTAACGGTAAAAGAATATTTAAATTTTCAATCAATCACAATACAATAGAAATTTTTAAAGGTAAGTTAACATGCGTATTAGGTTATGGTGATAGTATTTTAGGTCCAACTATTCGGGTGGATAATATGGATAATGTGGGTTTTGAAATAACCAATTATTTATCAGTTAATACCACTGTACATTTTCATGGATTGCATTTGCCGGCTAAAGAAGATGGTGGTCCGTATCAAATTATTCCACCTAACAAAACATGGAAACCTAGTTGGCGTATTAATCAATTAGCTTCAACTCAATGGTATCACCCTCATCTTGAGGGTTATACAGGTGAACAAGTGTATAAAGGTATGGCAGGTTTTTTCTTAATTGATGATGAAACTTCTAGATTATTAGATATTCCTAAAACTTATGGCGTTGATGATTTACCTGTGGTGATTCAAGATAGGCGATTTGATGAAAAAGCCCAATTGCTTTATTTAAATAAAGGTGATTTTGATAAATCAGGCGGCATGAAGGGTTATACAATTTTGGTAAATGGTAAACCTGTGCCTATTTTAAATGTACCTGCTCAAGTGATTAGACTAAGAATACTCAATGGCTCTAATGCAAGAATTTATAATTTAGGTTTTGAAGGAGATATTCAGTTTTATCAAATTGCTAGTGACGGTGGTTTTTTAGAAAAACCGGTTTCACTTACTAGGGTATTACTAGGTCCTGCAGAACGAGTAGAAATTTTGCTTGATTTGAATAATAGCAAGAATACAATTTTACGGTTCAAGAGTTTTAGTGCTGAATATTATGATAAACAAAAACTTAATGGTCATCAGTTTGGTGGACCATTTAAAGTAGGTGGTACAGGTCGTTTATCGGATTCGGTAGATACGTTAGATAAAATTAATTTTGATGTTATGAGTATTTACGTTAATAAATCAACTAGTACTAATGTTGTTAGAAAAATTCCTAATAAACTCACTAAAATAGTCCGATTAAAAGAGTCAGATGCTATTAAAACTAGGAATTTTGGATTAACAGTTATGAGTGGTTTTAAAATCAATAGACGAGTTTTCACTTCCATGTTTAAAGTTATTAATGGTATTGTACTTGAAGGTGAGCATATGTTACATTTAATTAATGGTGTTCAAATGGACATGAATGTGATTAATGAAGTGGTTAAAAAAGGTGATGTTGAAATTTGGCGAATTACCAACGGTGCACATACTACTCACCCTTTTCATATTCATGATATTCAATTTCAAATTCTTGATAGAGAACAAGGAGATGGTTCAGATCCAACCCTGCCAAATGAAAATGAACGTGGTTGGAAAGATACCGTATTACTTATGCCAGAAGAAACCGTAAGAGTAGTTGCTAAATTTGATCACTACGCAGATACTCAATACCCTTATATGTATCATTGTCATATATTGGAACATGAAGACGCAGGAATGATGGGACAATTTTTGGTGGTAGAACCAGAGGATTTTGATACTGTTATGACTGATATTGATAATAACAAAAGAATTCCATTAAGGTCTTTTTGCGAAATTTAG
- a CDS encoding LysR family transcriptional regulator, translating to MINFTLKQLYSFEAVIRLSSFTKASKELNITQPAVYMQIQQLQKNIGSDLVNIKGKSIHPTFIGNKLYQTCLKVINKLERTKSDIEKTLNPNSGHL from the coding sequence ATGATCAACTTTACATTAAAACAGCTATACAGCTTTGAAGCAGTAATCCGTCTATCTAGTTTTACCAAAGCCAGCAAAGAACTTAATATTACTCAACCTGCTGTGTATATGCAAATTCAACAACTACAAAAAAATATTGGCTCTGATTTAGTTAATATTAAAGGCAAAAGCATTCATCCCACTTTTATTGGAAATAAACTATATCAAACTTGCTTAAAGGTCATTAATAAGCTAGAACGAACCAAATCTGATATTGAGAAAACACTAAATCCAAACTCTGGACACCTATAA
- a CDS encoding Fe(3+) ABC transporter substrate-binding protein → MNIKIRIVPALIVLLLVVTSVGIARARSEDLVTVYSSRKEHLIKPLFESFTRDTGIQVTYLTGKGGALIERLKLEGKNTNADMFMTVDAGNLWYAATQDLFQAVQTQTLENNIPSHLRDSKGLWTGLSVRARTIVYSTERVNPVDLSTYENLADTKWAGRLCLRTSKKIYTKSLVASMIYHHGINKASDIISGWVNNLAATPNAKDSHIMNAIISGQCDIGLVNTYYFARLITKNPNVPLKLFWANQDTTGVHVNISGAGVTKYATNVKGAIKLLEWLSNAKAQAIYASLNKEYPANQNVISDEVVSSWGSFKQDKMNLEQTGILQADAVKLMQTKGYR, encoded by the coding sequence ATGAATATAAAAATACGGATAGTACCAGCGTTGATAGTATTGTTACTGGTAGTAACTAGTGTTGGTATAGCACGAGCAAGAAGTGAAGATTTAGTCACTGTATACAGCTCTAGAAAAGAACATTTAATTAAACCTTTATTTGAATCTTTTACAAGAGATACAGGCATTCAAGTTACGTACTTAACAGGCAAAGGTGGTGCATTAATTGAGCGTTTGAAATTAGAAGGTAAAAACACTAATGCTGATATGTTTATGACTGTAGATGCAGGTAATCTTTGGTATGCTGCTACGCAAGATTTATTTCAAGCAGTACAAACACAAACGTTAGAAAACAACATTCCAAGCCATTTAAGAGATTCTAAAGGCTTGTGGACAGGACTATCAGTGCGTGCAAGAACCATTGTTTATAGCACTGAGCGTGTTAATCCAGTCGATCTATCTACTTATGAGAATTTAGCAGATACAAAATGGGCAGGTAGATTGTGTTTAAGAACTAGTAAAAAAATTTATACTAAGTCATTAGTGGCATCGATGATTTATCATCATGGAATAAATAAAGCGAGCGATATTATTAGTGGTTGGGTGAATAATTTGGCAGCTACACCTAATGCTAAAGATTCTCATATTATGAATGCAATTATTTCAGGTCAATGTGATATTGGTTTGGTAAATACTTATTATTTTGCTCGTTTAATTACTAAAAATCCTAATGTACCATTGAAGTTATTTTGGGCAAATCAAGATACCACAGGTGTGCATGTAAATATATCAGGTGCTGGTGTTACAAAATATGCTACTAATGTCAAGGGTGCTATTAAATTATTAGAATGGTTATCAAATGCTAAAGCACAAGCTATTTATGCATCACTTAATAAAGAATATCCAGCTAATCAGAATGTTATTTCAGATGAAGTGGTATCGAGTTGGGGATCATTCAAGCAAGATAAAATGAATTTAGAACAAACAGGTATATTACAAGCTGATGCAGTGAAGCTCATGCAAACAAAAGGCTATCGATAA
- a CDS encoding ribulose-bisphosphate carboxylase yields the protein MDQSNRYADLSLDEDTLLAEGGHILVAYTMNIMPNFGGYLETAAHFAAESSTGTNVEVSTTDDFTKDLDAMVYEIDEVKGIMKIAYPCGLFDRNLIDGRAMVVSFLTLAIGNNQGMGDVKCAQMIDFHVPKQMLDIFDGPSVDITDLWNLLGRDRKNGGYIAGTIIKPKLGLRPQPFAEAAYQFWLGGDFIKNDEPQGNQVYARMKDVMPLVSDAMKRAQDETGEAKIFSANITADDYHEMIARGEYILEAFGENAHHVAFLVDGYVGGCGMVTTARRNFPGQYLHYHRAGHGAITSPSSVRGYTALVLAKLSRLMGASGIHVGTMGYGKMEGGADDRNIAYMIERDSADGPVYHQEWFGMKPTTPIISGGMNALRLPGFFENLGHGNVINTSGGGSYGHIDSPSAGAKSLRQAYDCWMAKADPIEFARDNNEFARAFESFPGDADSLYPGWRDKLGVHK from the coding sequence ATGGATCAATCAAATAGATATGCAGATTTGTCATTAGACGAAGATACGCTATTAGCTGAAGGCGGGCATATTCTTGTTGCCTACACAATGAACATAATGCCTAATTTTGGTGGTTATTTAGAAACTGCTGCTCACTTTGCAGCGGAATCATCTACTGGTACAAATGTTGAAGTATCAACTACAGATGATTTTACTAAAGATTTAGATGCTATGGTTTATGAGATTGATGAAGTTAAAGGTATTATGAAGATTGCCTATCCATGTGGCTTATTCGATCGTAATTTAATTGACGGTCGTGCAATGGTTGTATCTTTCCTAACACTTGCCATTGGTAATAACCAAGGTATGGGTGATGTGAAATGCGCGCAAATGATTGATTTCCACGTTCCTAAGCAAATGTTAGATATTTTTGACGGTCCCTCTGTTGATATTACAGATTTATGGAATCTATTGGGCCGTGATCGTAAAAATGGTGGTTATATCGCTGGTACGATTATTAAGCCTAAGTTGGGATTACGTCCTCAGCCTTTTGCTGAAGCAGCATATCAATTCTGGTTAGGTGGTGACTTTATTAAGAATGATGAACCTCAAGGTAACCAAGTTTATGCACGTATGAAGGATGTAATGCCTTTAGTTTCTGATGCTATGAAGCGTGCACAAGACGAAACGGGTGAAGCTAAAATTTTCTCTGCTAATATTACTGCTGATGACTATCATGAAATGATTGCTCGTGGTGAATATATTTTAGAAGCATTTGGCGAGAATGCGCATCATGTTGCTTTTTTAGTTGATGGTTATGTGGGTGGTTGTGGTATGGTTACTACTGCACGTCGTAACTTCCCCGGTCAGTACCTACATTATCATAGAGCTGGTCATGGTGCGATTACATCTCCAAGTTCAGTTCGTGGTTATACGGCACTGGTTCTTGCTAAACTTTCTCGCCTTATGGGTGCATCTGGTATTCATGTGGGTACAATGGGTTATGGTAAGATGGAAGGTGGTGCTGATGATAGAAACATTGCATACATGATTGAGCGAGATAGCGCTGATGGTCCAGTTTATCATCAAGAGTGGTTTGGTATGAAGCCAACAACACCAATTATTTCTGGTGGTATGAATGCGTTACGTCTTCCTGGTTTCTTTGAAAACCTTGGTCATGGTAACGTAATTAACACTTCTGGTGGTGGTTCTTATGGTCATATTGATTCGCCTTCAGCGGGTGCTAAGTCATTACGTCAAGCATATGATTGTTGGATGGCTAAAGCTGATCCAATTGAGTTTGCTAGAGATAATAATGAATTTGCTCGTGCATTTGAATCTTTTCCAGGGGATGCCGATTCTTTATATCCTGGTTGGAGAGATAAATTAGGCGTTCACAAGTAA
- a CDS encoding sterol desaturase family protein, producing the protein MITFVFLKFHPKQQRIVLSKKLWLHPSSLLDYSYFIFSVFFRVMIILPVIISTKEVALFVNIVLLNQYGFVRIETLSYTQVMVLFTLILFILNDFTRYWLHRLLHFVPWLWVFHKVHHSAKVLNPLTFYRVHPIEFLLFGFRYSLSIGFVTGVFVFLFGSLVSIYDILGVNLFVFIFSLLGSNLRHSHIKLGFGNVVELFLISPLQHQIHHSKNYMNTNFGGFLSVWDYLFGTLILSKNVTNIKFGLEKTQMKNFQSLKDLLFFPFIVTYKQIKK; encoded by the coding sequence ATGATTACATTTGTTTTTTTAAAGTTTCATCCAAAACAGCAACGTATTGTTTTATCAAAAAAACTTTGGCTGCATCCTTCTAGTTTATTGGATTATAGTTATTTTATTTTCTCTGTATTCTTTAGAGTTATGATTATATTACCAGTGATAATAAGTACTAAAGAAGTTGCATTGTTTGTTAATATTGTCTTGTTAAATCAATATGGTTTTGTGAGAATAGAAACTTTATCTTATACACAAGTAATGGTGCTATTTACACTTATTTTGTTTATTTTAAATGATTTTACCCGTTATTGGTTACATCGTTTATTACACTTTGTACCATGGTTATGGGTGTTTCATAAAGTACACCATAGTGCTAAAGTTTTAAATCCACTGACGTTTTATCGAGTACATCCTATTGAATTCTTGTTGTTTGGTTTTCGCTATTCTCTAAGTATCGGTTTTGTGACAGGTGTTTTTGTATTTTTATTTGGTAGTTTGGTGAGTATTTATGATATCTTAGGTGTTAATTTGTTTGTTTTTATATTTTCATTATTAGGGTCTAATCTTAGACATTCTCATATCAAGTTAGGTTTTGGAAATGTGGTTGAGCTATTTTTAATCTCTCCTCTACAACATCAAATTCATCATTCTAAGAACTATATGAATACTAATTTTGGTGGTTTTTTGTCAGTTTGGGACTATTTATTTGGCACATTAATTCTTTCAAAAAACGTAACTAATATTAAATTTGGTTTAGAAAAGACGCAGATGAAAAACTTTCAAAGTTTGAAAGATTTGTTATTTTTCCCTTTTATTGTTACCTATAAACAAATAAAAAAGTAA
- the argJ gene encoding bifunctional glutamate N-acetyltransferase/amino-acid acetyltransferase ArgJ: protein MDNILNINGITCAAINSGIKHAQNFSENLSIKDTKKLDLSIIFLKKGTQTAAVFTKNIFCAAPVLVAKNHLNHAIKALVINSGNANAGTGLVGLKNTYKVCDLVAKELDIKAEQVLPFSTGVIGQLLPMACFENNISTLVSNLAIDNFSQVAQAIMTTDLVDKVYSKQFKIGDNLITITGFAKGSGMIRPDMATMLSFIFTDIEATQSELQNCLTQAVNQSFNRITIDGDTSTNDACTLSATGVSSIKINDCMEKFQQSLNTVTKILAHKIIKDGEGATKFVEVCVKGGISVKDCLEVAYTVAHSPLVKTALFASDANWGRILAAVGRANIKYLRIEDVSIYLGKICLIKAGELNVYYTEAQGEAQMKKSEIVITIEIGKGELTESVWTTDLSYDYIKINSAYRT from the coding sequence ATGGATAATATATTAAATATTAACGGTATTACTTGCGCAGCAATTAATTCTGGTATTAAGCATGCGCAAAATTTTTCAGAAAATTTAAGCATTAAAGATACTAAAAAGCTAGATTTGTCTATTATTTTTTTAAAAAAAGGCACACAAACTGCAGCTGTTTTTACAAAAAATATATTTTGCGCTGCGCCTGTATTAGTAGCAAAGAATCATCTTAATCATGCTATTAAAGCATTGGTTATTAATAGTGGTAATGCTAATGCAGGTACAGGTTTGGTAGGACTTAAAAATACTTATAAAGTTTGTGACTTGGTGGCAAAAGAGCTAGATATTAAGGCTGAACAAGTGTTGCCATTTTCAACAGGGGTAATTGGTCAGTTGTTGCCTATGGCTTGTTTTGAGAATAATATATCTACATTAGTTTCTAATTTGGCAATAGATAACTTTTCCCAAGTAGCACAAGCTATTATGACGACTGATTTAGTTGACAAGGTGTACTCTAAACAATTCAAAATAGGTGATAATTTGATTACTATTACTGGTTTTGCTAAAGGTTCAGGCATGATTCGTCCTGATATGGCAACCATGCTTAGTTTTATTTTTACTGATATTGAAGCCACTCAATCTGAACTACAAAATTGCTTAACTCAGGCAGTGAATCAATCTTTTAATCGTATTACTATAGATGGCGATACTTCTACTAATGATGCGTGTACATTAAGTGCGACTGGTGTTTCTAGTATTAAAATTAATGATTGTATGGAAAAGTTCCAACAATCGCTAAATACTGTAACTAAGATATTAGCACATAAAATTATTAAGGATGGTGAAGGTGCAACTAAGTTCGTTGAAGTGTGTGTTAAGGGTGGAATAAGTGTTAAGGATTGTCTTGAGGTGGCTTATACGGTTGCGCATTCACCTTTGGTTAAAACTGCTTTATTTGCTTCTGATGCAAATTGGGGGAGAATTTTAGCAGCAGTAGGGCGTGCTAATATCAAGTATTTGAGAATTGAAGATGTGAGTATTTATTTAGGTAAGATTTGTTTGATTAAAGCTGGAGAGTTGAATGTTTATTATACCGAAGCTCAAGGTGAGGCACAAATGAAGAAATCTGAAATTGTCATTACTATTGAGATTGGCAAAGGTGAATTAACAGAAAGTGTATGGACAACTGATCTTTCTTATGATTATATAAAAATTAATTCAGCATATCGAACCTAA
- a CDS encoding ABC transporter permease, protein MEKNCLKSKVWISVLALLVAMPIFVVAVSWFFPERELWAHFSTILLPNLISATVVLLIGVGVGVTFLGTILAYLVVMVEFPGRQWLEWALFLPFAVPAYVLAFVYLGVFDYSGYVQVWMREVLGLSGFDIRAGSWAIILTFVLVFYPYVYMMARASFKRQKVNIIEAGRLLGTSPLRTFFKISLPLARPAAAAGLLVTLMEILADFGVVSLFNFDTFTTAIYSAWGDFRSIEVAAQLASLLVLVAFFLIYFEKKARGQAKYYSSDVVNKKPYRAFGIMGWLISIFIFSVFMLAFAMPMLQLIIWGWAYSSKELNVRYTDLIISTLVLTVSATLITVSIATILALPNHCKKNSSWLKSVINIATLGYALPGSIMAVGLLYGINQVSAVSIYFGGQSINQIIFGSIALLLFSYISRFMAIGYNSIKASAEQIKPMFTQSARLLGVSRLRLIWQIYLPMMTPGILAGGLLVAVDVMKELPATYLLRPFGWDTLAIQVYELSAEGLFERAAIPALIMVLFGSVLMIIFQYLDKKS, encoded by the coding sequence TTGGAAAAAAATTGCCTTAAATCAAAAGTTTGGATCAGTGTTTTAGCATTATTGGTAGCTATGCCAATTTTTGTTGTAGCTGTGTCGTGGTTCTTTCCAGAACGTGAACTGTGGGCGCATTTTTCTACTATTTTATTACCAAATTTAATCAGTGCTACTGTAGTTTTACTTATTGGTGTAGGGGTGGGTGTTACTTTTTTAGGTACAATTTTAGCATATTTAGTGGTAATGGTTGAATTCCCTGGTAGACAGTGGTTAGAATGGGCGTTATTTTTGCCTTTTGCTGTTCCTGCATATGTATTAGCTTTTGTATATTTAGGTGTATTTGACTATTCTGGTTATGTACAAGTTTGGATGCGTGAAGTACTAGGTTTATCAGGGTTTGATATCCGTGCCGGATCTTGGGCAATTATTTTGACTTTTGTATTGGTATTTTATCCTTATGTATACATGATGGCACGAGCCTCATTTAAACGTCAAAAGGTTAATATAATCGAAGCTGGTCGTTTGTTAGGTACTAGTCCTTTGCGTACGTTTTTTAAGATATCTTTGCCTCTAGCACGCCCAGCAGCAGCAGCTGGATTATTAGTAACACTAATGGAAATATTGGCTGATTTTGGTGTGGTTAGTTTGTTTAATTTTGATACGTTTACTACGGCAATTTATTCTGCTTGGGGTGATTTTCGTTCTATTGAAGTGGCAGCACAATTGGCATCATTATTAGTGTTAGTGGCATTTTTTTTGATTTATTTTGAAAAAAAAGCACGTGGACAAGCAAAATATTATTCAAGCGATGTGGTTAATAAAAAGCCTTATCGTGCTTTTGGTATTATGGGTTGGTTAATCAGTATTTTTATATTTAGCGTGTTTATGCTTGCTTTTGCCATGCCTATGTTACAATTGATAATTTGGGGTTGGGCATACTCAAGTAAGGAGTTGAATGTTAGGTATACTGATTTGATCATCTCAACTTTAGTTCTAACTGTATCAGCTACTTTAATAACGGTTAGTATTGCTACTATATTAGCATTGCCCAATCATTGTAAAAAGAATAGTTCTTGGCTTAAAAGTGTGATTAATATAGCAACATTAGGCTATGCATTACCAGGTTCAATTATGGCAGTTGGACTATTATATGGTATTAACCAAGTGTCAGCAGTCAGTATATATTTTGGTGGACAAAGTATTAATCAGATTATTTTTGGTTCCATTGCTTTATTATTATTTTCTTATATATCTCGTTTTATGGCAATTGGCTATAATTCAATTAAAGCCAGTGCTGAACAAATTAAGCCTATGTTCACTCAAAGTGCACGTTTACTTGGTGTGTCACGTTTACGACTTATTTGGCAAATATACTTACCCATGATGACTCCAGGTATTTTGGCAGGTGGTTTGTTAGTTGCGGTTGATGTAATGAAAGAATTGCCAGCTACCTATTTATTGCGTCCATTTGGCTGGGATACATTGGCAATTCAAGTGTATGAATTAAGTGCTGAAGGTTTATTTGAACGAGCCGCTATACCAGCCCTTATAATGGTTCTATTTGGTTCCGTACTAATGATTATTTTTCAGTATTTAGACAAGAAGTCTTAA